Genomic segment of Bacillus thuringiensis:
TCTCTTGGAAACTTAGAAAGATGAGTATTGAAAAATTCATCCCTTACATCACTTCCTTATTAGCTGAAAAAATGGGAGCAGCATTAGCCAAAGGTGTTGTAAGCGGTAAAGGTAAACCGGGCGCTGGAGATACATTTAAGCCGGAACCGAAGGGTATTATTACTGCAATCGAAGGGGAAGCACAGAAACCACAAGTAGTTAGTTATAGCGATTCAGAAGATTTAAATTATGATAAAATCGCACAAGCGATGGGTAAAATCAAGTCTTCATATAAAACAGGAGCAGCTATCTACGCTAAAAGCACAGTTATTTGGAATAAATTAGCTCTATTAAAAGACAGTATGGGACGACCATTATTCATTCCTGATGTAACATCTGGTGGAATTGGTAGAATGTTTGGATTGCCTGTTAAAGAAGAGGATAGCGTTCCTGAAGATGCAATCTTATTTGGAAACGTGGCACGAGGTTATGCAGCCAATGTCAATGAGAATATGACAATCTATACAGAAGACCATGTTAAACAACGTTACACTGACTATATGAGCTATTCTATTGTCGACGGAGATGTGTTAAGTACGAAAGCATTTGCTCTTATTAAGAAAGCGGCTACTGTTTAATAGCCGCTTTTTCATTTGAAATAAGGAGGTATTTTTATGTCTGAAAAGAAAACGCAAGAATTTAAAGTAATTACAGCATTCCGCGATAAGTTCTCCTATGTACATTATAGTGTTGGAGAATCATATAAAACAGATGATCAAGAAAGAGTAGAATTCTTACAAAAAGAAGGGTTCTTAGAAACTGAGCCGATTGATGATTATAAACCTGTTGTTCTTGAAGCTGTTCATGTTGGTGGAGGGTATTTTGAACTCCCTAATGGAGAAAAGGTTAAAGGGAAAGATGCGGCACTTAAAGCGTTAGAAAAACTTGAACCAGTTGGTGAATAACATGATGCTTGAAGTGGTAAAAAAGGCATTGCGTGTATCACATAATGCTTTAGATGATGAAATTGATGATTTGATTGAAGCGGCTCGAACTGATTTAAAGTTATCGGGAGTTTCTGGCTTCAAATCAAATGATGATACAGATCCTTTAATCAAACGAGCAATAATTATGTATGCAAAAGCTAATTTTATTGCCGACGCTAAGGAAGCAGAGCGATTCCAATTATCGTATAACATGCTTAAGAATCACCTTACTTTAGCGGGTGATTATAAATGAACGATATTCTACATTTCCCAATAGTTACAGTCATTGAAGATGATTTAGGACAAAAAGAGGAAGTAAGAACGTTTAATAGACAAGTATTTTGTAAAAAGAAATCTGTCCCTCAATCAGAATTCTTTCAAGCTGGTCAAAGTGACATTAAAGCGAGTTGTGTTTTAATCGTTCACGTTCTGGATTATCAAGATGAACGTGAAGTGAAGTACCGCGAAAAAGAATATAACATATACCGCACATATGAACGCGAAGATGAAAAAATCGAATTGTATTGTGAGGTGGTAGCTGGTGGCTAGTATTGATAGTCTAGCAAATGATATTGCTACAGAACTGCAAAGGTATGGAAAAGAAGTAGAAGAAAAATTAGAAATTGAAAAAGAAGCAGTTGCTAACAATCTTGTAGATGAATTGAAACAAACGAGTCCTAAAAGTGACAGTAAAGGCGGACGTAAATATGCAAAAGGGTGGCGCAAGAAAAAGGAAGGTAATGCATTTATTGTTCATAACGCATTAAAACCGCAGCTTACACACTTATTAGAGAAGGGACACGCAAAAGTGAATGGTGGACGTGTTCCAGCCATAGTTCATATCGCTCCCGCTGAAGAAAAAGCAGTAAATGATTTTTCGGAGCGAGTTGAAAGGGCGATCCAACAATGAATTTAATTGAATTAAAGAAAATCCTTGAGGCTACAGGTTATCCTGTGGCTTATTCGCATTTCACAGCAACGCCGACCAAGCCAGTTCCAGCGCCACCTTATATATGTTTCCTTGTGGATGGATCAGCAAATTTAATGGCTGATAACAAGGTGTATCACAAGATAGACGATGCAAATATTGAACTTTACACAACTAAAAAAGATTTAGTTGCAGAAGATAAACTTGAAAAAGTCCTAGACGATCATGAAATTCCTTATGACTCATATGGGACTTTTATTGAATCTGAAAAAATGTATCAAAAAATTTATGAAACGAGGTTGATATAAATGGCAGAAAATAAAGTTACTTTTGGTCTAAAGAAAGTACATTATAGTGTAATTACTGAGGATGAGACAGGAAAGATCACATATGGAACTCCAGGTAAATTACCAGGTGCAGTTGAAATGAAATTAGAGCCAAAAGGTGAACAATCTGATTTTTATGCAGATGACAGTAACTATTACACTGAATCAAGTAACCAAGGATATGAAGGTACATTAAATATCGCCAAAGTCACTGAAGCTTTTCGTACTGAAGTATTAGGAGAAATTTTGGATGAGACTGACAAAGTTATCACTGAGGTTTCGAATGCAAAGATCAAAAAAATCGCTTTAATGTTCGAATTTGATGGTGATGTAAAAGCAACTCGTCACTTACTTTACAACGTATCTGTATCACGACCTGGTGCGGGTTCTTCCACAAAGAGTGATAAAACAGAGCCAAATACAACTGAATTGAAATTCGTTGCAGCGCAACATCCAGAAAATCAAAAAGTTAAAGTATCAACAACAGTTGGTACACCAGCAGGAATTTACGATGCTTGGTATACAAAGGTGTACGAGAAAGTTGTGGGGGCGTAATTAGATGGAAAAAACAATAACAATTGATGCCAAAGACGTACTTTTAAAAAGTACTGCCGGTACGGCTATCCGTTATAAGTCACAATTTAGACGTGATATGTTTGCAGATATTCTTAGTTTAGGAGTACTTTCTTCATATATTTCAACTGATGGTGACCAAAATAACATCGACCTTTCACAAGTCGATTTAAGTAAGTTAGATTTTGAAGTTATTTATAATTTAGTATGGGCGTTTGCTAAAACAGCAAATAAAGATGTTCCAGATCCATTAACTTGGCTGGATACATTCGGAGAATTTCCGATTGCTGAAATTATCACAGAAATTCAGGACTTAATTAAAAGTACGGTTCAGTCAAAAAAAAAATAACAGAAGATGAACAAGGGCAAGGACGTAACGATGGGAAAGGTGGATTTTCCGTTGATACATTCCTTGCTCTTTGTTATTCATGCAAACTCTCAAAAGAAGATTTAGAAGATATGACAATAGGTGATTGTTTGGATTATATCGATGAATATGTAGAATTACGAAATCCGAAGAAAGAACAAGAAAATACAAGAACAGCTACACAAGATGACTTTAATAATTTCTAAGCAAGTGAGGTGATAACATGGCAGGAAGAATTAAGGGAATAACGATAGAAATCGGCGGAGAAACAACCGGTCTTCAAAACGCCTTGAAAGATGTCAATAAAAGAAGTGGTGAACTATCTAAAGAGCTAAAAGATATTGAACGACTCTTAAAATTCAATCCAGGTAATGTGGAAGCACTAGCGCAAAAACAACAATTGCTTACTCAACAAATCGAGAATACAACGAAGAAATTAGATAGCTTAAAGGCCGCTCAACAGCAAGTCCAAGCACAATTTGAAAGTGGCGCGATTAATGAAGAGCAATATCGAGCATTTAGGCGTGAAATTGAATTTACAGAAGGGCAACTTAATGGATTCAAAAACAGTCTTGCAGGATTAAAGGCTGAGCAAGAAAAAGCAGCAAGTTCAACAAGACAATTAGAGACTTTATTTAGCGCCACAGGAAAAAGTGTTGATGATTTTGCGGATGCATTAGGGAATCGTCTTGTGAATGCAATTAAAAACGGTACGGCATCAAGTAGGCAGCTAGAGCAAGCTATTGAGATAATCGGAAGGGAAGCGCTAGGAGCTGAAGCGGATATCGGGAAGCTACAACAAGCGCTTCATTCTGTTGATGATGGTAATTCGATTCAAAACATTAGGAACGATTTAAACCAGCTCTCTCAAGAAGCAGATCAAACGGGTGAAAGCGTCAAAGAATTAGGAATTGAGTTGGAAAATGTATTAGGCGGAATAGTTGCTGGTGGTGGTATTCAGGAAGTAATCGGACAGGCTCTAGACATGTCAGAGTTAAAGACGAAAATTGATATTACCTTTGATGTTCCGGAATCATCAAAAAGATCTGTGGAGGATGCAATTAGAACTGTTACAGCCTACGGCGGTGACGCTGAGGAAGCATTGGAAGGTGTTCGAAGACAATGGTCATTGAATAAAGATGCTTCTGATGCAGCAAATACGGAAATTATAAAGGGAGCAGCCAGTATAGCTAGTTCCTATTCGCAAATTGATTTTACAGAATTAATACAAGAAACTAATGAAATCGGTAGCGAATTAAATATTTCGAATAAAGAAGCACTAGGATTAGTTAATTCACTTTTAAAAATCGGATTCCCTCCTGAGCAACTTGATATTATCGCCGAGTATGGTGCTCAACTAAGAAGAGTTGGTTATACAGCGCAGGAAGTGCAAAGCATTATGGCAAGTGCGGCAAAGGAAAAATCCTGGAATATAGATAACCTATTGGATAAACAATTGTCCCTATGAGTGGTGACATTCATAGAAAACTCCTTTAATTCAGTGGAAATCTCAAAAAGAGACAATACTGAGCGAAGCCTGTAAAAGGGAACGTGCAACGACTAGCTGAAAAGCGTAGGGTGTAAGCTGATGACACCCGAAATGGGGAGCATCTTATATTAAAGATGATGATATAGTCTGGTCTGTATAGTGATGTACAGAAGTTCATAAGAGAACTGGCAGGGACTTGCGAATCCTGTTGAACAAATCGGGTTTAAAAGAAGGGCGTATTCGTTCTGTTGAAATGTCGCGTGGGTTAAGTAATTCTATGAAGGATGCTGTCCGTGATGCTGTAGACGATACTGAAAAAATGTCTGATGCACAGATATCAGCGATGCAAAAGGGATTTGCTAAACAAGAATCTGCACTTGCGAATTCATTTAGTAATCAAGAAAAGGCACTTTCTAAAAGTCATAGTCAAAGACAAAACGCATTAGCTAAAAGTCTTGATTCTGAATACAATGCAGTTTCTAAAAGTTATGAAAATCAACAAAAGAATTTAGAGAAGAAACTTAGTGCCCAATATGATGCAGCATCAAAAAATTATGATAGACAACAAAAAGCACTTGAGAAATCACTCGAAGCGGAAGTTAAAGCATTTGAAAAGTCGTCTGAACAGAAATTAAAGCTCATCGATAAAGAATACATGGAACGTATGAAATTAATTGATGAGGAAAAATATAATCGTCTTAAATCGGTAGACGATCAAATTAATTCTTTAGATGCGAAAACAGCAGCTGAAGATAAATATTTTAAAGACCGTGAGAATGCTGAAAAACGTGCTGATCTAAAAGTTAAAATAAGTAAAGCGAAAAATGAAGAAGAACGACAGGCGGCAATCAAAGCATTACAAGAACTTGAAGAAAAAATGCGTTTGGATAAGATACGTGAAGAACGTAAAAGCCAAATTGATAGATTGAAAGAAGAAAAAGACGGCATAAAAGAAGCGTCTGATGCGAAAAAAGAGGCGCTGAAATCAGAGATAGATAGTCGTAAAGAACAAGTTAAAGAGCAAATAAACAATGAGAAGGAAGCTTTAAAAGAACGACAGCAAGAACAAAAAGAAGCTTTTCAGCAAAGTAAGCAAGAAAACTTAAAGGCTATTAGCGAATCAAATAAAGCGCAACTTGATTCATTAAGAGAAGTAAATCAAGCTAATTTATCCGCCTTAAAAGAAAATCATAACGACCGTAAACAA
This window contains:
- a CDS encoding head-tail connector protein, yielding MMLEVVKKALRVSHNALDDEIDDLIEAARTDLKLSGVSGFKSNDDTDPLIKRAIIMYAKANFIADAKEAERFQLSYNMLKNHLTLAGDYK
- a CDS encoding phage head closure protein, with product MNDILHFPIVTVIEDDLGQKEEVRTFNRQVFCKKKSVPQSEFFQAGQSDIKASCVLIVHVLDYQDEREVKYREKEYNIYRTYEREDEKIELYCEVVAGG
- a CDS encoding HK97 gp10 family phage protein — protein: MASIDSLANDIATELQRYGKEVEEKLEIEKEAVANNLVDELKQTSPKSDSKGGRKYAKGWRKKKEGNAFIVHNALKPQLTHLLEKGHAKVNGGRVPAIVHIAPAEEKAVNDFSERVERAIQQ
- a CDS encoding major tail protein; protein product: MAENKVTFGLKKVHYSVITEDETGKITYGTPGKLPGAVEMKLEPKGEQSDFYADDSNYYTESSNQGYEGTLNIAKVTEAFRTEVLGEILDETDKVITEVSNAKIKKIALMFEFDGDVKATRHLLYNVSVSRPGAGSSTKSDKTEPNTTELKFVAAQHPENQKVKVSTTVGTPAGIYDAWYTKVYEKVVGA